The Siniperca chuatsi isolate FFG_IHB_CAS linkage group LG7, ASM2008510v1, whole genome shotgun sequence genome includes a window with the following:
- the slitrk3a gene encoding SLIT and NTRK-like protein 3: MLWVTLLSTIALGWTTPIPLLEDSEEIDEPCFEPCYCEVKEGIFHVHCDSKGFTNVSQISQIWSRPFKLNLQRNSMRKLYFNSFLHLNNAISINLGNNALQDIHAGAFNGLGILKRLFLHENKLEVFRNDTFLGLESLEYLQADYNVIKRIESGAFRHLHKLRVLILNDNLIPVLPNYLFRSVSLTHLDLRGNRLKTLPYKGTLEYVGRSLMEIQLEENPWNCVCEIVQLKTWLERIPYTALVGEITCEYPFHLHGKDLREIKRSELCPLLSDAEIEAKLGIPRVPFSNENTWPTKPSSMLSSFHNTASSVEYKERVVKPTKRSRPTKNPPTPRSIYPGMNQPPIAGYQTRPPIPIICPAGCTCNLHINDLGLTVNCKEKGFHNISELLPRPLNAKKLYLSGNLIQKIYRSDFWNFSSLDLLHLGNNRISYVQEGAFINLPNLKSLYLNGNDIERLSPGMFRGLQMLSYLYFEYNVIREIQPNSFSLMPNLQLVFLNDNLLRSLPTDAFAGTNLARLNLRNNYFLSLPVRSVLEHLTSIVQIDLHQNPWDCSCDIIPLKQWLEKLSSVIVVGDVICKTPQFAFGKDLRSLEVEVICPELKYSSGPSPALPGGDDLTTGSSDTGEAGGRGAVPLSVLILSLLILFISAVFVAAGLFAFVLRRRKKLPFRKRSEVDLTGIQMQCRIFEDPPRQSSAGNTGTPEKPTPSMHTHTHTSHTHAHGHVYDYIPHPVTQMCNNPIYKPREGEIAEDDRAQFSEKKDNGSSSNSNYRTLLEKEREWTLAVSNSQLNTIVTVNHTTADMAGFHENGGLCPTVIDSQRPTPTVGFVDCLYGTVPKLKDMHVAHAHPPGMQYPDLQQDARLKETLLFTAGKGCYPDPSQSDYLELRAKLQTKPDYLEVLEKSYRF; this comes from the coding sequence ATGCTGTGGGTTACCTTGCTGAGCACCATAGCCTTAGGATGGACCACCCCAATCCCACTACTAGAGGACTCCGAGGAGATCGACGAACCCTGCTTCGAGCCCTGCTACTGCGAGGTCAAAGAGGGCATTTTCCACGTCCACTGTGACAGCAAAGGATTTACAAATGTCAGCCAGATCTCCCAGATATGGAGTCGTCCCTTCAAGCTCAACCTGCAGAGAAACTCAATGAGGAAGCTTTACTTTAACAGCTTCCTCCATCTTAACAATGCTATATCCATTAATCTGGGTAATAACGCCTTGCAAGATATCCACGCTGGAGCGTTCAATGGCTTAGGAATACTCAAACGGTTGTTCCTACATGAAAACAAACTAGAAGTTTTCCGGAACGACACTTTTCTGGGGTTGGAGAGTTTAGAGTATCTCCAGGCGGACTACAATGTTATCAAACGGATTGAAAGTGGTGCATTCAGACACCTTCACAAATTGAGAGTGCTCATACTAAATGACAATCTGATCCCCGTGCTCCCAAATTATCTTTTCCGGTCTGTGTCACTCACACATCTGGATCTAAGAGGAAACAGACTAAAGACATTGCCGTATAAGGGCACGCTGGAGTACGTTGGAAGGAGCTTAATGGAAATCCAGCTGGAGGAGAACCCctggaactgtgtgtgtgagattgtcCAGTTAAAAACATGGCTGGAGAGAATCCCTTATACAGCTCTAGTTGGTGAGATCACATGTGAGTACCCATTCCACTTACATGGGAAAGACTTACGGGAAATCAAACGCAGTGAGCTCTGTCCGCTGCTCTCCGATGCAGAGATTGAGGCCAAGCTGGGAATTCCCCGGGTCCCATTCAGCAATGAGAACACATGGCCTACTAAACCTTCCTCCATGCTCTCCTCCTTTCACAACACAGCCTCTTCTGTGGAATACAAGGAAAGAGTTGTCAAGCCTACCAAACGATCTCGGCCTACAAAGAACCCTCCAACCCCTCGTAGCATCTACCCAGGCATGAACCAGCCCCCCATTGCTGGCTACCAAACAAGGCCTCCCATCCCAATCATTTGTCCAGCTGGATGTACTTGCAACCTTCACATCAATGACCTGGGGCTAACAGTGAACTGTAAAGAGAAAGGCTTTCACAACATCTCTGAGCTCCTGCCTCGGCCCCTCAATGCTAAGAAATTGTATCTCAGTGGGAACCTAATACAGAAAATCTACCGTTCTGATTTCTGGAACTTCTCAAGTTTGGATTTACTGCATTTAGGGAATAATCGGATATCCTACGTACAGGAGGGTGCCTTTATCAACCTGCCAAACCTGAAAAGTTTATATCTAAATGGGAATGACATTGAGAGACTCTCCCCTGGTATGTTTCGGGGGCTTCAGATGTTGAGTTATCTTTACTTTGAGTATAATGTCATACGTGAGATACAACCTAACTCCTTCTCCCTGATGCCAAACCTCCAGCTGGTTTTCCTCAATGACAACCTGTTACGCTCCCTCCCCACTGACGCCTTTGCTGGCACAAACCTTGCACGCCTCAACCTCCGTAACAACTACTTCCTTTCCCTGCCTGTGCGTAGCGTTCTGGAGCATCTGACCTCCATTGTCCAGATTGATCTCCATCAGAACCCCTGGGACTGCTCCTGTGATATTATCCCCCTCAAACAGTGGCTCGAAAAACTCTCCTCTGTCATTGTGGTTGGAGATGTTATCTGCAAGACACCTCAGTTTGCTTTTGGGAAGGACCTGCGTTCACTGGAGGTTGAGGTCATCTGTCCTGAGCTCAAATATTCTTCAGGCCCCTCACCGGCCCTGCCTGGGGGGGATGACCTCACCACAGGGAGCTCTGACACGGGGGAGGCAGGTGGGAGAGGGGCTGTCCCACTGTCTGTCCTCATCCTCAGCCTActcatcctcttcatctctgctgtgtttgtggctgcaggGCTATTCGCCTTTGTTCTTCGTCGCAGGAAGAAGCTGCCCTTCCGGAAACGTTCTGAAGTAGATCTGACGGGGATCCAAATGCAATGCAGGATTTTTGAGGACCCACCAAGGCAGAGTAGTGCTGGTAACACTGGCACACCAGAGAAACCGACACccagtatgcacacacacactcacactagTCACACACATGCCCATGGTCATGTTTATGATTACATCCCACACCCTGTGACTCAGATGTGTAACAACCCCATCTATAAGCCTAGAGAGGGGGAGATAGCAGAGGACGACAGAGCGCAGTTTTCAGAGAAGAAAGACAATGGCAGcagtagcaacagtaactacaGAACCTtgttagagaaagagagagaatggacCCTGGCCGTCTCCAACTCTCAACTCAACACCATCGTCACAGTCAACCACACCACGGCTGACATGGCAGGATTTCATGAAAATGGAGGGCTCTGCCCTACAGTAATTGACAGTCAGAGGCCCACACCAACAGTGGGCTTTGTAGACTGTTTGTATGGGACAGTACCCAAACTAAAGGACATGCATGTGGCACATGCGCACCCACCAGGCATGCAGTACCCGGATTTGCAGCAGGATGCTCGGCTGAAGGAGACATTGCTTTTCACGGCGGGGAAAGGCTGCTACCCCGACCCGTCCCAAAGCGATTACCTCGAGTTAAGGGCCAAACTTCAAACCAAGCCGGATTACCTCGAAGTCTTGGAAAAATCTTACCGGTTTTAA